The following coding sequences are from one Coffea arabica cultivar ET-39 chromosome 11e, Coffea Arabica ET-39 HiFi, whole genome shotgun sequence window:
- the LOC113716844 gene encoding ubiquitin-like modifier-activating enzyme atg7 isoform X1, with translation MDVDAEEGTLLKFAPFQSRVDEGFWHRLSSLKLNKLRLDESPMPITGFFAPCSHKQVPSRLTLLAESLPSEDQKQSSSLPATLNQGNRNRCPVPGILYNTNTLEGFNAIDRVSLLETEAKKIWDDIHNGKVEESSSVLLRFMVISFAELKKWSFCYWFAFPALMLDPAARVVSLRSASQCLSLEQAESLSSACNEWRNTSSTTGVPFFLVCIASDSHVTLRHLADWEACMDDGQKVLFGFYDPCNVPYPGWPLRNYLAYICIRWGLEKVHFLCYRETRGFADLGFSLIGEASISVSPEWKTRDCTPKAVGWEVNKGNAKPNFISLAKAMDPTSLAISSADLNLKLMKWRAVPDLNLSILSATRCLILGAGTLGCEVARLLMAWGFRKITMLDSGKVAISNPLRQSLYTLDDCGEFKAIAAVRSLNRIFPAVEAEGIVMAIPMPGHPVPEQEEQSVLEDCKRLHDLVECHDVIFLLTDTRESRWLPTLLCSSANKIAITAALGFESFVVMRHGAGPLSMIKDSGALSSLSAEMHNLSLTNRMGKQRLGCYFCNDVVAPVDSTANRTLDQQCTVALPGLASITSGYAVKLLAGILQDRLGIFADAEFANSANNPSSENCLGILPHQIRGSLSQMSMITLVGHASSSCTGCSSTVILEYQKRGLDFVLQAINTPMYLEDRTGLTELKKSADSFNLDWEVGTDDVEDDCVEI, from the exons ATGGACGTTGACGCTGAGGAAGGAACTTTGCTTAAATTTGCACCGTTTCAAAGTAGAGTGGATGAGGGTTTCTGGCATAGATTATCTTCATTGAAGCTCAACAAATTACGGCTTGATGAATCTCCAATGCCCATTACTG GTTTTTTTGCACCTTGTTCGCACAAGCAAGTTCCAAGTCGTCTGACCCTTCTGGCCGAGTCTCTGCCTAGTGAAGATCAAAAacaatcatcatccttacctgcTACTTTGAATCAGGGGAATAGGAATAGATGTCCTGTACCTGGCATTCTTTACAATACGAACACTTTGGAGGGCTTCAATGCCATTGATAGAgtgagcttacttgagactgAAGCTAAGAAG ATTTGGGATGATATTCACAATGGTAAAGTGGAGGAAAGCAGCTCTGTGCTCTTAAGATTCATGGTTATATCATTTGCAGAGCTGAAAAAATGGAGCTTTTGTTATTGGTTTGCTTTCCCGGCTCTAATGCTTGATCCTGCAGCAAGGGTGGTCAGTTTGCGGTCAGCATCCCAGTGCCTTAGTTTAGAACAG GCTGAGTCCTTGTCATCAGCATGTAATGAGTGGCGTAATACAAGCTCTACAACAG GTGTGCCATTTTTTCTGGTTTGTATTGCTTCAGACTCTCATGTTACTCTTAGACATCTAGCTGATTGGGAAGCTTGCATGGATGATGGTCAAAAG gttttatttggtttttatgACCCTTGTAATGTTCCATATCCTGGTTGGCCACTTCGAAATTATCTTGCATATATTTGCATAAGATGGGGTCTTGAGAAGGTTCATTTCTTGTGCTATCGCGAGACTCGTGGTTTTgcagatttagggttttcactcATTGGAGAAGCTTCTATATCAGTTTCACCAG AATGGAAAACTCGTGACTGTACGCCTAAAGCTGTTGGATGGGAAGTGAACAAAGGGAATGCTAAACCAAACTTCATCAGCCTTGCAAAGGCTATGGATCCAACTAG TTTAGCCATATCAAGTGCAGATTTGAATTTAAAGCTTATGAAATGGCGTGCAGTGCCAGATTTGAACCTCAGCATCTTGTCTGCTACTAGATGTCTTATACTGGGAGCAGGTACACTTGGATGCGAAGTTGCTAGATTGCTTATG GCTTGGGGTTTCCGTAAAATTACAATGCTTGATAGCGGCAAGGTTGCCATTTCAAATCCACTGAGGCAGTCCCTGTACACATTAGATGACTGCGGTGAATTTAAGGCCATTGCTGCAGTTAGAAGTTTAAATCGCATCTTTCCTGCAGTG GAAGCAGAAGGCATTGTGATGGCTATTCCAATGCCTGGGCATCCGGTGCCCGAACAAGAAGAGCAAAGTGTGCTTGAGGATTGTAAACGGCTGCACGATTTAGTTGAATGTCATGATGTAATATTCTTGCTGACTGATACGCGAGAGAGTCGGTGGCTGCCTACTCTTCTTTGCTCTAGTGCTAACAAG ATAGCTATTACAGCAGCTCTAGGATTTGAGAGCTTTGTAGTTATGCGTCATGGAGCTGGTCCTTTGAGCATGATCAAAGATTCTGGAGCTCTAAGTAGTTTGTCTGCTGAAATGCACAACCTCTCACTTACAAACAGGATGGGAAAACAGAGACTAGGATGCTATTTCTGTAATGACGTGGTTGCGCCAGTTGAC TCGACTGCAAACCGTACCTTGGATCAGCAGTGCACAGTTGCTCTTCCTGGACTTGCTTCTATTACATCTGGCTATGCTGTTAAACTTCTAGCAGGAATTTTACAAGATCGTTTGGG GATATTTGCGGATGCTGAGTTTGCAAACTCAGCTAATAACCCGAGCAGTGAGAATTGTCTTGGTATCTTGCCCCATCAGATTCGAGGATCCCTCTCCCAGATGTCTATGATAACACTTGTGGGGCATGCCTCTTCTAGCTGCACTGGTTGTAGCAGCACT GTGATATTGGAATATCAGAAGAGAGGGCTGGATTTTGTCCTTCAAGCTATCAATACACCTATGTATCTAGAAGATCGAACAGGACTAACAGAGCTGAAAAAGTCAGCTGATTCTTTTAATTTGGATTGGGAAGTTGGAACTGATGATGTGGAGGATGATTGTGTGGAAATATAA
- the LOC113716844 gene encoding ubiquitin-like modifier-activating enzyme atg7 isoform X2 gives MDVDAEEGTLLKFAPFQSRVDEGFWHRLSSLKLNKLRLDESPMPITGFFAPCSHKQVPSRLTLLAESLPSEDQKQSSSLPATLNQGNRNRCPVPGILYNTNTLEGFNAIDRVSLLETEAKKIWDDIHNGKVEESSSVLLRFMVISFAELKKWSFCYWFAFPALMLDPAARVVSLRSASQCLSLEQAESLSSACNEWRNTSSTTDLGFSLIGEASISVSPEWKTRDCTPKAVGWEVNKGNAKPNFISLAKAMDPTSLAISSADLNLKLMKWRAVPDLNLSILSATRCLILGAGTLGCEVARLLMAWGFRKITMLDSGKVAISNPLRQSLYTLDDCGEFKAIAAVRSLNRIFPAVEAEGIVMAIPMPGHPVPEQEEQSVLEDCKRLHDLVECHDVIFLLTDTRESRWLPTLLCSSANKIAITAALGFESFVVMRHGAGPLSMIKDSGALSSLSAEMHNLSLTNRMGKQRLGCYFCNDVVAPVDSTANRTLDQQCTVALPGLASITSGYAVKLLAGILQDRLGIFADAEFANSANNPSSENCLGILPHQIRGSLSQMSMITLVGHASSSCTGCSSTVILEYQKRGLDFVLQAINTPMYLEDRTGLTELKKSADSFNLDWEVGTDDVEDDCVEI, from the exons ATGGACGTTGACGCTGAGGAAGGAACTTTGCTTAAATTTGCACCGTTTCAAAGTAGAGTGGATGAGGGTTTCTGGCATAGATTATCTTCATTGAAGCTCAACAAATTACGGCTTGATGAATCTCCAATGCCCATTACTG GTTTTTTTGCACCTTGTTCGCACAAGCAAGTTCCAAGTCGTCTGACCCTTCTGGCCGAGTCTCTGCCTAGTGAAGATCAAAAacaatcatcatccttacctgcTACTTTGAATCAGGGGAATAGGAATAGATGTCCTGTACCTGGCATTCTTTACAATACGAACACTTTGGAGGGCTTCAATGCCATTGATAGAgtgagcttacttgagactgAAGCTAAGAAG ATTTGGGATGATATTCACAATGGTAAAGTGGAGGAAAGCAGCTCTGTGCTCTTAAGATTCATGGTTATATCATTTGCAGAGCTGAAAAAATGGAGCTTTTGTTATTGGTTTGCTTTCCCGGCTCTAATGCTTGATCCTGCAGCAAGGGTGGTCAGTTTGCGGTCAGCATCCCAGTGCCTTAGTTTAGAACAG GCTGAGTCCTTGTCATCAGCATGTAATGAGTGGCGTAATACAAGCTCTACAACAG atttagggttttcactcATTGGAGAAGCTTCTATATCAGTTTCACCAG AATGGAAAACTCGTGACTGTACGCCTAAAGCTGTTGGATGGGAAGTGAACAAAGGGAATGCTAAACCAAACTTCATCAGCCTTGCAAAGGCTATGGATCCAACTAG TTTAGCCATATCAAGTGCAGATTTGAATTTAAAGCTTATGAAATGGCGTGCAGTGCCAGATTTGAACCTCAGCATCTTGTCTGCTACTAGATGTCTTATACTGGGAGCAGGTACACTTGGATGCGAAGTTGCTAGATTGCTTATG GCTTGGGGTTTCCGTAAAATTACAATGCTTGATAGCGGCAAGGTTGCCATTTCAAATCCACTGAGGCAGTCCCTGTACACATTAGATGACTGCGGTGAATTTAAGGCCATTGCTGCAGTTAGAAGTTTAAATCGCATCTTTCCTGCAGTG GAAGCAGAAGGCATTGTGATGGCTATTCCAATGCCTGGGCATCCGGTGCCCGAACAAGAAGAGCAAAGTGTGCTTGAGGATTGTAAACGGCTGCACGATTTAGTTGAATGTCATGATGTAATATTCTTGCTGACTGATACGCGAGAGAGTCGGTGGCTGCCTACTCTTCTTTGCTCTAGTGCTAACAAG ATAGCTATTACAGCAGCTCTAGGATTTGAGAGCTTTGTAGTTATGCGTCATGGAGCTGGTCCTTTGAGCATGATCAAAGATTCTGGAGCTCTAAGTAGTTTGTCTGCTGAAATGCACAACCTCTCACTTACAAACAGGATGGGAAAACAGAGACTAGGATGCTATTTCTGTAATGACGTGGTTGCGCCAGTTGAC TCGACTGCAAACCGTACCTTGGATCAGCAGTGCACAGTTGCTCTTCCTGGACTTGCTTCTATTACATCTGGCTATGCTGTTAAACTTCTAGCAGGAATTTTACAAGATCGTTTGGG GATATTTGCGGATGCTGAGTTTGCAAACTCAGCTAATAACCCGAGCAGTGAGAATTGTCTTGGTATCTTGCCCCATCAGATTCGAGGATCCCTCTCCCAGATGTCTATGATAACACTTGTGGGGCATGCCTCTTCTAGCTGCACTGGTTGTAGCAGCACT GTGATATTGGAATATCAGAAGAGAGGGCTGGATTTTGTCCTTCAAGCTATCAATACACCTATGTATCTAGAAGATCGAACAGGACTAACAGAGCTGAAAAAGTCAGCTGATTCTTTTAATTTGGATTGGGAAGTTGGAACTGATGATGTGGAGGATGATTGTGTGGAAATATAA